In one Plasmodium falciparum 3D7 genome assembly, chromosome: 14 genomic region, the following are encoded:
- a CDS encoding cytidine diphosphate-diacylglycerol synthase has translation MPRKNSKTMTNKCANSNSNDFIEDKVLDDKKRKKSTESSTVDEKGDIIKRRSKSKSLDDSNGGIENMDKVKVSNNNRKKKSETMINNDNNNDNDDIKSMNHMNSMTHTNSTNHTNNMDNMDNMDNVNNMDDVNNMNNVNNMKNNINDEVYKLGSFEYEEECKKRNIRNSECKRRRNLKDMKYFKDIKPLKDFVNLKNSNNNNNTNQHNSGIFSNFTRFYGYNNKNSFNSNRSKQSTCSNSNLQNNMNLVNSESFESKLQTFKVRSQWTFILILLYFIILAAGHFYCSILVLILVTTLYKEIISLKSIENKDKKLPEIFYIRWYWFFLTIMTLGIPWVIPKLKHQIPLYKFLLTYHSINMFILAFVGFVWFILSLRKFSLKYQFSQIGIILLSSLFIVTQSLMHIANIYSGMIWFIVPVSSVVINDIFAYVFGILFGKTRLIQLSPKKTVEGYVGSSIITIVWGILITYFLQRYKFFICPQKYITFQPFVSWNYIDCDINPIFQQKVYEVPKQISQILSIKNIYYSKMIFHGLMLSLFAAFLAPFGGFFASGFKRALKIKDFGKSIPGHGGVTDRFDCQIFIGMFTYIYMKTFVKIKGGIYSYDLIIESIQKLDHKEIIRLFNQLKNIVDKKRRKQCTDNNTNDIHTRKDKRSNIDKPCTDKNKIPNK, from the coding sequence atgcccagaaaaaattcaaaaacaATGACAAATAAATGCGCAAATAGTAACTCTAACGATTTTATTGAAGATAAGGTTCTTGATGATAAAAAGAGAAAGAAGAGTACTGAGAGCTCAACCGTTGACGAAAAGGgggatataataaaaagaagaagtaAAAGTAAAAGTTTAGATGATAGTAATGGAGGTATAGAAAATATGGATAAAGTAAAAgtttctaataataatagaaagaaaaaaagcgAAACTAtgattaataatgataataataatgataatgatgatattaaGAGTATGAACCATATGAACAGTATGACCCATACGAACAGTACTAACCATACTAATAATATGGACAATATGGACAATATGGACAATGTGAACAATATGGACGAtgtgaacaatatgaacaatgtgaacaatatgaagaataatataaacgatGAAGTATATAAATTAGGTAGTTTTGAATATGAAGAAGAATgtaaaaagagaaatataagaaattcAGAATGTAAAAGGAGGAGGAATTTAAAagatatgaaatattttaaagacATAAAACCATTAAAAGATTttgtaaatttaaaaaatagcaacaataataataatacgaaTCAACATAATAGTGGTATCTTTTCTAATTTCACCAGATTTTatggttataataataaaaacagtTTTAATTCTAATCGATCTAAACAAAGTACATGTAGTAATAgtaatttacaaaataatatgaacctAGTAAATTCTGAAAGTTTTGAATCAAAATTACAAACATTTAAAGTACGATCACAATGgacatttatattaatcttattatattttataatattagcAGCTGGGCATTTTTATTGTTCCATATTAGTATTAATATTAGTAACAACATTATATAAGGAGattatatcattaaaaagtatagaaaataaggataaaaaattaccagaaatattttatattagatGGTATTGGTTTTTTTTAACTATTATGACATTAGGTATACCGTGGGTTATACCAAAATTAAAACATCAAATacctttatataaatttctaTTAACATATCAttctataaatatgtttatattagcATTTGTTGGATTTGTAtggtttatattatcattaagaAAATTCTCATTAAAATACCAGTTCTCACAAATaggtataatattattatcctcCTTATTTATTGTAACACAATCCTTAATGCATATTGCAAATATTTATTCTGGTATGATATGGTTTATCGTACCAGTATCATCAGTTGTTATAAATGACATTTTTGCTTATGTATTTGGTATTTTATTTGGTAAGACCAGATTAATTCAATTATCCCCCAAAAAAACTGTAGAAGGCTATGTAGGTTCctctattattactatagtATGGGGTATTTTAATAACATACTTTTTACaaagatataaattttttatctgtccacaaaaatatataacattccAACCATTTGTATCTTGGAATTATATTGATTGTGATATTAATCCTATATTCCAACAAAAAGTTTATGAAGTACCGAAACAAATCTCTCAAATCTTATCcatcaaaaatatttattatagtaAAATGATTTTTCATGGACTCATGCTAAGCCTCTTTGCTGCATTCTTAGCACCCTTCGGGGGCTTTTTTGCATCCGGTTTTAAAAGAGCACTCAAAATTAAAGATTTTGGAAAATCCATACCAGGTCATGGAGGTGTTACAGATAGATTTGATTGTCAAATTTTTATTGGAatgtttacatatatttatatgaaaactTTTGTTAAAATCAAAGGAGgtatttattcatatgatcTAATTATTGAATCTATACAAAAATTAGATCATAAGGAAATAATCAGGTTATTTAATCAACTCAAAAATATCGTAgacaaaaaaagaagaaaacaaTGCAcagataataatacaaatgatatACACACACGAAAGGACAAAAGGTCAAATATAGATAAACCTTGTACggacaaaaataaaattccaaacaaatga